The DNA sequence CCACCCGCTTCTTCGCCGACCGCAGCCCCTTGGACGCGAGCTTGACCTTGCCGATGCGCAAGACCTCCATCATCTTGTCCGCGTCAATGTCATAGCTCATCGTTGCGTGATGCAACACGACGTCCTTGCGGCGCTTCTGGGCCGCGCCGCCAATCTTGCCGCCATCGGAAGTGATGTCGTTGATCGGCTCATACCAGGCGTTGACCCCCTGCTTCTTCAGCGCGGCGAGCACCCACTGGTCCAGGTACTCGTACGAAGACTCATAGGACAGTCCCGCAACCATCGACTCTGGCACATACAGCGAATAGGTGATGCAGTTGCCACCCTCCATGAACATGGCGCCGCCCCCAGAGATCCGCCGCACGACGGTAATGCCATGCTTCTCGACGCCCTCCGGGTCCACCTCATTGACATAAGACTGGTAGGAGCCAATCACCGTGGCCTTGTCCTCCCACTCCCAAAAACGCAGCGTCGGGCCCCGCGTGCCCTCAGCGAGCTGGTTGAGCAAGACCTCGTCGAGCGCCACATTGACCGGCGTCGGCAGCGGACCCGGGTGGATGACCTCCCACGTGTGATCGGTGAAATCCGTGCCGCCACTGATGGCGCGCTTGACGGCCACCGCGACGTCGTGGGTGCCAAAACCATGCAGGGCAAGGTCGTCGAACGTGGACAGGGCGGTGTCGATCCGCCCCTGCAGCTGCTCGGTGGTTTCGCTGGTGTGCGCACCCACCAGCGAGGGGGCGATCGCCCCGTACGCCTCGTCCGGCTCGAGGAAAAAGTCGCCGGAAATCTTTGCGGCGCTAATGCGGTTGTCTTCTACATCCACGTCCGCGACGACGAGCTTGCCGCCGGGGACTTTAATCTCAAAATGCTGCGTCATACTTGCACAGAGTACGCAAAGAGTTTAAGGTGCAATGCTAATGAAAACGAATGCAAACAACTTCGATTTTTCCACTCTCATCGTGGTCAACGGCGCCGAGGACGCCCCCGTCTGCGGACCGGAGGGATGCACGCCAACCGGCGACGACGACGCGGTAAAGTAATCCTCCATGTATGACCTGAGCACGGTGCTCTTCGCCCTCGGGCTGACCGTCTTCGCCGGCCTCTCCACATGCATCGGCGGAGCCATCGCTGTGCTCCGCAAAAACCCCGGCGACCGATTCATGGCCGGTTCCCTCGGCTTCTCCGCCGGCGTCATGCTCTACGTCTCCTTCATGGAGATCCTGCCCAAAGGCTTCGCCGAACTCACCGACGCCTGGGGCGAGGGCTGGGGCCAATGGGGTGCCGTCGGAGCCTTCTTCTTCGGCATCGCCGTCATCGCGATCATCGACCGCCTCGTCCCCGAACCCATCAACCCCCACGAACGCGGCATCGGAGCCGACCCGGTTCTCGACGCCCGCCGCAGACGCCTCATGAAAATGGGCGCCTTCACCGCCGTGGCCATCGCCATCCACAACTTCCCCGAAGGCTTCGCCACCTTTATCGCCGGACTCGAAGACCCCGAAGTAGCCATCGCCGTGGCCGTAGCAATCGCGATCCACAACATTCCCGAGGGCGTGGCCGTCGCCGTCCCCATCCGCGAGGCCACCGGCTCACGCGCCAAGGCCTTTACCTGGTCCTTGCTCTCCGGACTGGCCGAACCCGCCGGAGCACTCATCGGCTTCCTCCTCTTCATGCCCCTGCTCGGCCCCGTCGCCCTGGGCATCGCCTTCGCCGCAGTCGCCGGAGTCATGGTCTTCATCTGCCTCGACGAGCTCCTGCCCACCGCGCAGGCCACCGGCCGCCACCACACCGCGGTCTATGGCCTCATCCTCGGCATGGCGGTCATGGCGCTGTCGCTGTTGATGCTCACCTGATGTACAAGATGTTGAATGCTGCCGCAGTTCCGGCCTGCTACCGGGCTGTGGACTGAACATCGAGTTCCAGATCCTTTCTCCGAATACGTCACCCTCACTGAGTTGGCGAAACCCGCACTTCCTAACAACTTGGCAGGTTGGGAAGGGGGATTGAGCCCGGAGTTGTTAGCGAAAGCGGGTTTTGGCGTGCTCGTGAGGTCCCCTGCCCCTGCCTCCCGTGATGTCACCCTGGTTGAGAGGACTCGTTTCGACAGGGTGAGGGGTACATGAATTCTCTAGAATGCGTATCTCGATTCTCTGCGACCTGCGGAAACTTGAAACAGCGCGATGCATTCTAGAGAATTTGTGTAGGCCCACCGATCACACCGCCCGTTCCGGCCCTGTGAGATTCGAGGGCAGCAAAAAACCCCGCTCCACCAGAATGAGGTGGAACGGGGCTTTGCTTGAGCGACTTGCGCTTCGCACGACGTCGCCCGTGGTCCAACAATTCGTCCGCACCCCCAGCGCCGGCGAAAGGAGTCCTTTCTAGGTGGTGAATTCACGCTTTGTGGGCGGGAGCGTGCGACGGCGGGAAGTGCATCGCCAAGCGGTGGGCCGCCCACGCCACCACGACCAGGAGGGGCAAGATCCACCAGGGCGCCCAGGTGAGTTCCCAGGCGATGAATGCGGCGAAGTAGGGTGCGCGTTGCACCACTGCCAGTACTCCGGCGGCTCCGACCAAGGCACAGGCAGCGACCAAGGGGGTGTCCATTCCGCAGGCGACGCCGACGAATCCACCCAGGGCCGCACCGATTGCCATGGCGGGGGTGAGGGTGCCGCCCACTGCCCCCGAGCTGAGGGATAGCCCCGTGAGCAGTGGTTTGATCAGAAGAAGTGCGGCGAAGAGCCACAGGGGGGAATCGGCTGTGAAGGCGGTCTGGAGGATCACTTCGCCGTTGCCGGTGACGTCGGGGATGAGGTGGGAGACTCCGATGACAATGCCGGTGGCTGCGGCGACGGTTAGGGGCAGCCAGCGGGGATCGAAGGTGGCGAAGCGTTGAGCACGGGCGATCAGCCAGAGGAAGCCGGAACCTAGAATCGCGGCCAGGGGGATGGCGAGGAGCGCCCAGGCCACGATGGACCAGGAGAAGTCCACGTTCGGGAATTGGTAGATCGGTCGTCGCCCCAGCAGGAGCCAGGAGACAATGGTGGCGAGGGCAGTGGTGGTGGTTGCGATGATGAGTAGCCGCCAGCTTCGCCGAACGGGCAGGATCTCGAGGGTGAAGAGCAGGCCCGCCAGGGGAACGTTGTAGACGGCCGCTAGCCCGGCACCGGCGGAGGCGGCCACCACGATTCCACGCTGTTCGGGGGAGAGGCGCACCCACCCGGCGATGGTGGACGTGAGCGCCGCCGCGCCTTGGCGCGGCGCTTGTTCTTTGCCCAGGGACAGGCCGGAGGCGACGGCGAGGATTTGAAGGAGGGCGTCGATAAGCGAACGGCCGAGGGGGAGGGGAGAGCCGGTGTGGAGGGAATCTTCGATGTGGCGGACGGGGCCGGAACGGCGCAGCCACCACCAGCCGAGGCCCGCGAGGAAACCCCCGGCGAGGGCCCACCACCAGCCGTGAAAGGACTGGATGAGGTGGACTAGCCACGTCATTGCCGCGCCGATGATCCCGGCGGCGATGCCACCTGTGACGACAGCGACGGCGAGGCGCACGCTACTCGTGGTGGACGGAGTCGACGGCTTTGCGGCCGGTGAGCTTTTTCACGCCCATGACGATGCCAGTGACGATGAGGCCCCAGATGAGGCCGACGATGAGGGAGAAGAAGGTGTTGACGAGCCAGCCGAGGAACCCGCCGCCGGCCGCGACCTCCAGGCCGTGGATGAAGTCATATGGCCAGGTGAAGCCGAATTCTTCGAGTCCGACGACGATGATGTGCCCGCCAACCCAGAGCATGGCGAAGGTACCGATGAACCCGATCGTGGACAGCACCTTGGGCATCGCGGCGACGAGGCCGCGACCGAAGGCGGCGCCCTTGCCGCGCTCGACCATCCGCAGACCGATGTCGTCCATCTTCACCAGGACGGCCACCGCGCCGTAGACCAGGGCGGTGATGCCGATTCCGACGACGATGAGGACGGCGGCGCGGAAGAGCATCGGCTGGTCGGCGACCTCGTTGAGGGAGATGACCATGATCTCCGCGGAGAGGATGAGGTCGGTCATGATGGCGCCCTTGACCAGCTTGTCCTCGGCCTCCTTGGAGTTGACTTGTTCCCGCACGGGGGTTTTGTCCTCGTGGGAGTCGTGGGGGAGGACCATGTGGAGGATCTTCTCGGCGCCCTCGAAGCAGAGGTACGTGCCGCCGATCATGAGGATGGGGGTGAGGGCCCACGGCGCGATCCAACTGAGCAGCAGCGCGATGGGGAGGATGATGATGAGCTTGTTTACCAGTGAGCCCTTGGTGATCCGCCAGATCATGGGCAATTCGCGGGCCGGGGTGACTCCGGTAACGAAGCGGGGGGTGACGGCGGCGTCATCGACGACCACGCCGGCGGCCTTGACGGACGTCTTTCCGGCTGCGGCCGCGACGTCATCGAGGCTGGCGGCGGCGCTGCGGGCGATGAGGGCGACGTCGTCAAGCAAAGCTAGTAGTCCACCGGCCATGTTGGAACCTTTCGTCAATACAAGAGAACAAATAAATCCTACAATGGGGTGCCATGAGAATCGCGATCCTAGGAACAGGAGCCATCGGCGGTTGGTTCGGCGGCCGCCTCGTCGAAGCGGGGCATGACGTCGTGTTCGTCGCCCGGGGCGAAACCTTGGCGGTGCTGCAGGACCGGGGACTTGTGCTTAACGACGCCGCTCCTATCCCCGTCCGTGCCTACGGCACGCTCGCGGAGGTGCCCCGGGACGTCGACGTCGTTTTATTGGCGGTGAAGGTCACCGCCGAGACCGACTTGGCCGCCCTATTGGATGGGCTGCCGCCTAGCGCTGCGGTGGCGCTGACGCAAAACTCCGTCGAGGTGCCGTGGTTGGTTGCGAACGTCGTGGGCAAGGAGCGGACCTGGCCAGGGGTGGTCCGCGCCTACTTCCACCACATCGGCCCCGCGCAGGTGGAGTATCACGGCGGGCCGATGACCTACTCATTTAGCCCGTGGGATGGCTCGGCGGACGAGCGGAGCGAGCCCTTCGCCGCGGCCCTGCGAGAAGCTGGCGTGGAGGCAAGCGTCATCGACGACATCTTCAGCGATGTCTGGCTCAAGGCCATGCTCGTGACCAGCACCGGTGCCCTGGGTGCCCTGACCGATCAGCCGATGGCCCAATTGCGCGGCCGCTACCGCGGATCACTAGAAGCCCTCATGCGCGAGACCTATGAAACAGCGCTGGCCAACGGCATTGACATGCCCGCCACGGCTGTCGAGGACACCCTCGCCTTCGCCGACCGGATGCCTGCGGAGGCCACCAGCTCCATGCAACGTGACCTGCGCGATGGTCGGCCCAACGAGCTCGACGCCCAGGTCGGCGCTATCTGCCGAATGGGCGAGCTGCACGGGGTGGACACCCGGCTCCATGATTTGATGCTGGAGGTGCTGGGGTAGCGTGAGCCTATGACTGCCTCCGCGACTGCCCGCATAAGAAGTGCCAGGCCGGGACGTCTTGCCAAAGCCCTCACGGCCCGCTTCGCCAGCTCCGCCCGTACTGAGTGGGACAGCGAGGCCGAACGAGGCAGCCTCATCTTCGCCTCGGACAACGTCGGGGAGGTCGACATGATCGTCGGCGACGGCGTTTTGCTGCTGCATATCGAATCTTCCCCCGAGCACCGGGACCAGCTAGAGGCCATCGTTGGCACCGGGGTCGTGGACCTGGGCGGGGAAGAAAACCTCGTTGTCCAGTGGAAGCATCCCGGCGGTGGGGACGGCTCCCGCTGGGTAGCCAGTGGGTAGCTAGCTCGGCCTCATGTAGGCGAGGTAAGGTTGCCTGCGCACGAAAAAAACCACCACGGGTACCCGGTGAAAATCCGGGCTGAGATGCCTACCAAAGGCGAACCGTCGAACCTGATCCGGTTAGTACCGGCGCTAGGGAGAAAATACTGTGAGTACTTCACGCGCGCGCTCATCATGGCGCGTCATTGACATCATCATTGCTTCCGTCCTCGGTGTGGCCTGCGGCCTCATCTTCTGGGTCTGGAACTCCATTGGCTATGCCTGGTTCACCGCCATGGACGCGCTCACTCCCGGCTTCGGTGGCATCGCCGTGGGCGTGTGGCTGCTCGGCGGCGTCATTGGTGGCCTGGTCATCCGCAAGCCGGGCGCCGCATTGTTCGTTGAGGTGGTAGCCGCGACGGTCTCGGCTCTCTTGGGCAATCAATGGGGCATTGAAACGATTTACTCTGGCATCGCCCAAGGTCTGGGCGCGGAGCTCATTTTCGCCGCATTCCGCTACCGCCGTTTCACCCTCCCTGTCGCTATGCTCGCTGGCGCCGCTGCAGGCGTGGGCGCCTTCATCCTGGAGCTGTTCACCAGCGCGAACCTGGCCAAGTCACTGGCGTTCAACTCGATTTACCTCACCTGCGTGGTCATCTCGGGTGCTATCCTCGCCGGTTTCTTGGGCCATTGGCTGGTCAAGGCTCTTGCCTCGACGGGCGCGCTTGACCGTTTCGCGGCTGGGCGGAAACGGGTCTGATGCCGGCAACGGGGCCGGCCACTGGGTCGGCCATTGTCGAGGCCCGCGACCTCGGCTGGCGGCACGCCTCCCGCCGGGACCCCGCGCTTCAGGGCGTGAGCCTGCGCGTTGAATGCGGCGAGAAGATTCTGCTCACCGGCAATTCTGGGGCCGGGAAGTCAACACTCTTGTCGGCTCTGGCGGGCATCCTCGGCGATGAAGAAGACGGCGAATCAATGGGTTCGCTGAGCATCAATGGCACGGTGGGCATGGTGCTGCAAGACCCGGATTCGCAGGTCATCGCTTCGCGCATCGGGGACGATGTCGCCTTCGGGTGCGAGAATCTTCGCGTTCCCCGGGAAGAGATCTGGCCGCGGGTTCGTCGTGCCCTGGACCTGGTGGGTTTGGATTTTCCCCTCGATCACCCCACCCGCTATCTTTCCGGCGGGCAGAAGCAGCGCCTCGCGCTGGCCGGGGTCATCGCGATGGAGGCCGAGCTGATCCTCCTGGATGAGCCGACCGCGAACCTCGACCCGGAGGGTCAGCGGGAAGTGGTGGCGGCGGTGAAAAAAGTCGTCGCGGAGACGGGCGCCAGCCTCATCGTGGTGGAACATCGGCCGCATCTGTGGGCGCCGATGGTCGACCGCTACGTGCACCTGGATGCGGAGGGCCTGCGCGAGATCACCTCCTCCGAGTTGCCTTCGCTTCCGATGCTTCCGGCCGCCCCGCCGGTCCCTGACTCCACCGCCGCGCTGGTCGAGGCCCGCGATCTTCAGCCCTATTGGGGTCCACCGCGCACGCTTGAGCTGCCGGAAGGGTGCTCCACCGTCATCACCGGGCCGAATGGGGCCGGTAAGTCGACTGTGGCGTTGACGC is a window from the Corynebacterium testudinoris genome containing:
- a CDS encoding chloride channel protein, whose protein sequence is MRLAVAVVTGGIAAGIIGAAMTWLVHLIQSFHGWWWALAGGFLAGLGWWWLRRSGPVRHIEDSLHTGSPLPLGRSLIDALLQILAVASGLSLGKEQAPRQGAAALTSTIAGWVRLSPEQRGIVVAASAGAGLAAVYNVPLAGLLFTLEILPVRRSWRLLIIATTTTALATIVSWLLLGRRPIYQFPNVDFSWSIVAWALLAIPLAAILGSGFLWLIARAQRFATFDPRWLPLTVAAATGIVIGVSHLIPDVTGNGEVILQTAFTADSPLWLFAALLLIKPLLTGLSLSSGAVGGTLTPAMAIGAALGGFVGVACGMDTPLVAACALVGAAGVLAVVQRAPYFAAFIAWELTWAPWWILPLLVVVAWAAHRLAMHFPPSHAPAHKA
- the zupT gene encoding zinc transporter ZupT yields the protein MYDLSTVLFALGLTVFAGLSTCIGGAIAVLRKNPGDRFMAGSLGFSAGVMLYVSFMEILPKGFAELTDAWGEGWGQWGAVGAFFFGIAVIAIIDRLVPEPINPHERGIGADPVLDARRRRLMKMGAFTAVAIAIHNFPEGFATFIAGLEDPEVAIAVAVAIAIHNIPEGVAVAVPIREATGSRAKAFTWSLLSGLAEPAGALIGFLLFMPLLGPVALGIAFAAVAGVMVFICLDELLPTAQATGRHHTAVYGLILGMAVMALSLLMLT
- a CDS encoding 2-dehydropantoate 2-reductase; the encoded protein is MRIAILGTGAIGGWFGGRLVEAGHDVVFVARGETLAVLQDRGLVLNDAAPIPVRAYGTLAEVPRDVDVVLLAVKVTAETDLAALLDGLPPSAAVALTQNSVEVPWLVANVVGKERTWPGVVRAYFHHIGPAQVEYHGGPMTYSFSPWDGSADERSEPFAAALREAGVEASVIDDIFSDVWLKAMLVTSTGALGALTDQPMAQLRGRYRGSLEALMRETYETALANGIDMPATAVEDTLAFADRMPAEATSSMQRDLRDGRPNELDAQVGAICRMGELHGVDTRLHDLMLEVLG
- a CDS encoding DUF808 domain-containing protein — encoded protein: MAGGLLALLDDVALIARSAAASLDDVAAAAGKTSVKAAGVVVDDAAVTPRFVTGVTPARELPMIWRITKGSLVNKLIIILPIALLLSWIAPWALTPILMIGGTYLCFEGAEKILHMVLPHDSHEDKTPVREQVNSKEAEDKLVKGAIMTDLILSAEIMVISLNEVADQPMLFRAAVLIVVGIGITALVYGAVAVLVKMDDIGLRMVERGKGAAFGRGLVAAMPKVLSTIGFIGTFAMLWVGGHIIVVGLEEFGFTWPYDFIHGLEVAAGGGFLGWLVNTFFSLIVGLIWGLIVTGIVMGVKKLTGRKAVDSVHHE
- a CDS encoding lipoate--protein ligase family protein, whose amino-acid sequence is MTQHFEIKVPGGKLVVADVDVEDNRISAAKISGDFFLEPDEAYGAIAPSLVGAHTSETTEQLQGRIDTALSTFDDLALHGFGTHDVAVAVKRAISGGTDFTDHTWEVIHPGPLPTPVNVALDEVLLNQLAEGTRGPTLRFWEWEDKATVIGSYQSYVNEVDPEGVEKHGITVVRRISGGGAMFMEGGNCITYSLYVPESMVAGLSYESSYEYLDQWVLAALKKQGVNAWYEPINDITSDGGKIGGAAQKRRKDVVLHHATMSYDIDADKMMEVLRIGKVKLASKGLRSAKKRVDPLRRQTGSPREEIIETMINEFMARYGAQRAELSHADLEAAEKLVSEKFGTEEWTHLVP
- a CDS encoding ECF transporter S component, producing MSTSRARSSWRVIDIIIASVLGVACGLIFWVWNSIGYAWFTAMDALTPGFGGIAVGVWLLGGVIGGLVIRKPGAALFVEVVAATVSALLGNQWGIETIYSGIAQGLGAELIFAAFRYRRFTLPVAMLAGAAAGVGAFILELFTSANLAKSLAFNSIYLTCVVISGAILAGFLGHWLVKALASTGALDRFAAGRKRV
- a CDS encoding ABC transporter ATP-binding protein, with product MPATGPATGSAIVEARDLGWRHASRRDPALQGVSLRVECGEKILLTGNSGAGKSTLLSALAGILGDEEDGESMGSLSINGTVGMVLQDPDSQVIASRIGDDVAFGCENLRVPREEIWPRVRRALDLVGLDFPLDHPTRYLSGGQKQRLALAGVIAMEAELILLDEPTANLDPEGQREVVAAVKKVVAETGASLIVVEHRPHLWAPMVDRYVHLDAEGLREITSSELPSLPMLPAAPPVPDSTAALVEARDLQPYWGPPRTLELPEGCSTVITGPNGAGKSTVALTLAGLVAPVKGELRYAEALRQGLNTPPHKWSSRDLATRVGYVFQDPEHQFVARTVAEEMAVSGGSQDRIDDLLQRLRLAHLAQANPFTLSGGEKRRLSVATALVATPRLLILDEPTFGQDPTTFVELVGLVRELTDQGVTVASITHDELFLHALGDHEVRIR
- a CDS encoding DUF2218 domain-containing protein; protein product: MTASATARIRSARPGRLAKALTARFASSARTEWDSEAERGSLIFASDNVGEVDMIVGDGVLLLHIESSPEHRDQLEAIVGTGVVDLGGEENLVVQWKHPGGGDGSRWVASG